TCGGAAATGAAGATGAAGTCGAAAGTTGGCTTATTTCCGAAGGCGATGACGTCAAAATCGGCGATGAGCTAGCTTTATTGAATACAGCGCGTTCGGATGAAGAAAATGAACTTTTGAACACGAAACATCAAGCGCTTCTTCAACAAAAAAGTGAAATGGAATCACTGATTACGAACTTGAATACTTCAAAATCAACAACGGGTACAGACAGTTCATCCAATGTCGATCGAGATGAAAATGTGACGGAAGTTGAAGGCGGGGCAAAAATCGAACTCGAATTTAAAGTAGATTTCACAGTCGATGTGACGCAAGAAGGTTCTTATGCGCAAGCACATGCGGCGGCGGAACAACAATTGGCGGAGATTGCCAAAGAACTTACCGTCGTCGAAGCGCAATTGGCGCAGGAGTCGTCGAATACCGCAATCATTAGCCCGGTTTCAGGAGTTGTTTCCAATGTCATTCGACACGGTTCGAAGCTGGCCGTTGATATCTACAGCGCTGAAAAAATTATCACAACGTACGCCAAAGATCATGAGTGGCAATTGATTGAAGAAGGCGACCGCGTTTCGATTCAAGGCGAAGGTCCGGTTGGCATCAAAGAAGGAAATGTCATATCCGTTTCAGAACTTCCTGCCGCTGATAATAAGTTGATTGAAACATACAAAAAAATCGACAGTGAAAAATCCATTAATCCGCTGGCGTATTATGAAGTGCAAATGGCAACGCCCGAAGAGCTGGGGGCGACACCATACGGGCATAATGTAAATACAACGATTATCATAGACGAAGCGTTGGGTGCCGTTGCTGTCAATGAAGATTGGGTCAGTCGTTCCGACAAAAAATCCGCACGAGGAATGATCATCGACGAATCCGGCAAAGCAATCACCGTCAAACTTACGACGCCATTTGTTGAAGACACGCGTATTGTCGTAACGGAAGGCCTAGCCTCTGGACAAGTAGTTTTTCCAATGCCGAAGCCGACCCATGATATCCATAAAGGCAATCCAAGCGTTTTTCTAAAAATGCCGACGGATATGCCGACCAAAAAAGAATGGAAATCACGGACTTGGAAGGAATATTTGAAATTTATGATATTGAAATGATGGAAAGGCCACTAAATTTTAGTGGTCTTTTTT
This genomic window from Sporosarcina sp. Marseille-Q4063 contains:
- a CDS encoding HlyD family secretion protein encodes the protein MSKLGNITIAVVISSFLAFNFYLLFNKESKISKSLYVSEFERLTAGDFTKEMSKEGLISPQELSTVYVGNEDEVESWLISEGDDVKIGDELALLNTARSDEENELLNTKHQALLQQKSEMESLITNLNTSKSTTGTDSSSNVDRDENVTEVEGGAKIELEFKVDFTVDVTQEGSYAQAHAAAEQQLAEIAKELTVVEAQLAQESSNTAIISPVSGVVSNVIRHGSKLAVDIYSAEKIITTYAKDHEWQLIEEGDRVSIQGEGPVGIKEGNVISVSELPAADNKLIETYKKIDSEKSINPLAYYEVQMATPEELGATPYGHNVNTTIIIDEALGAVAVNEDWVSRSDKKSARGMIIDESGKAITVKLTTPFVEDTRIVVTEGLASGQVVFPMPKPTHDIHKGNPSVFLKMPTDMPTKKEWKSRTWKEYLKFMILK